From a single Bufo bufo chromosome 9, aBufBuf1.1, whole genome shotgun sequence genomic region:
- the FEZF2 gene encoding fez family zinc finger protein 2: protein MSKLLIKLISPLASLECREGEREKRREEQGDFQLAAALSEVLAGMASSAASCPPSVMSSCQRLEGRNGASSTPKSLAFSIERIMAKSSEPKPTIFDQNHALDSDAKKILNLCSPIPCMIPVQSLGYDVHSKTLLNYSELWKNSLRAPVCHSSGLCKANCAMCCKNDLNMGHSVVPSSRVVKPQVINQTVGMPPGTNGPLYYFNYLDSAYNPSDILNGQLIPSSILNAQSQATLSAHHKLYLLENAKISSLCPDKYPIPQYPHKERLPGQLDQVMKENSALAVDRNPKSHSKLSANPIDGKPKIFTCEVCGKVFNAHYNLTRHMPVHTGARPFVCKVCGKGFRQASTLCRHKIIHTQEKPHKCNQCGKAFNRSSTLNTHIRIHAGYKPFVCEFCGKGFHQKGNYKNHKLTHSGEKQYKCTICNKAFHQIYNLTFHMHTHNDKKPFTCGTCGKGFCRNFDLKKHVRKLHDNNVSASCSTKEISRTVQN from the exons ATGAGCAAGTTGCTTATTAAATTGATTTCTCCTCTGGCTTCCTTGGAAtgcagagaaggagagagagagaagagaagagaagaGCAGGGTGACTTCCAGTtggctgctgctctcagtgaaGTTCTTGCAGGGATGGCAAGCTCTGCTGCTTCATGCCCTCCTTCAGTCATGTCCTCCTGCCAGCGTCTGGAAGGAAGAAATGGGGCATCCAGTACCCCCAAATCACTGGCCTTCTCCATCGAAAGAATTATGGCTAAATCTTCAGAGCCCAAGCCTACAATTTTTGACCAGAACCATGCACTGGACAGCGATGCTAAGAAGATCTTGAACCTTTGTTCCCCAATCCCATGCATGATCCCAGTGCAGTCCTTGGGTTATGATGTCCACTCCAAGACTCTGCTGAATTATTCGGAGCTGTGGAAGAACAGTTTGAGGGCTCCCGTGTGTCACTCTTCTGGGTTGTGCAAAGCTAACTGTGCCATGTGCTGCAAGAACGACCTCAACATGGGGCACTCGGTCGTGCCAAGCAGTAGGGTGGTCAAACCTCAGGTGATCAACCAAACAGTAGGGATGCCACCAGGGACTAATGGACCTCTCTATTACTTCAACTACTTGGACTCTGCCTACAACCCCTCAGATATCCTCAATGGACAGCTCATTCCCTCTAGCATTTTAAATGCCCAGTCCCAGGCGACACTAAGTGCCCACCATAAACTGTACTTATTGGAAAATGCTAAAATTTCTAGCCTTTGTCCAGACAAATACCCCATTCCTCAATATCCACATAAGGAGCGTCTACCAGGCCAACTGGACCAGGTGATGAAAGAAAACAGTGCCCTGGCTGTGGACAGGAACCCCAAGAGCCACAGCAAACTTAGTGCCAACCCCATAGATGGGAAACCCAAgatcttcacctgtgaagtgtgtGGCAAG GTTTTCAATGCACATTACAATCTGACCAGACACATGCCAGTTCACACAGGGGCCAGACCGTTTGTCTGCAAAGTTTGTGGCAAAGGATTTAGGCAAGCCAGTACCCTGTGCAGACACAAAATCATCCACACACAG GAAAAACCCCATAAGTGTAATCAGTGTGGAAAAGCGTTCAACAGAAGTTCTACCTTAAACACCCACATTAGAATCCATGCAGGGTATAAACCTTTTGTATGCGAATTTTGCGGCAAAGGATTTcaccaaaaag GAAATTATAAAAACCACAAATTAACCCACAGTGGAGAGAAGCAGTATAAATGTACAATTTGCAACAAGGCTTTTCATCAAATCTATAACCTGACCTTCCACATGCACACACACAATGACAAGAAGCCTTTTACTTGTGGGACTTGTGGAAAAGGTTTTTGCAGGAACTTTGACTTAAAAAAACACGTAAGAAAATTACATGACAACAACGTTTCGGCCTCCTGTTCCACGAAAGAGATATCCAGGACTGTGCAGAACTGA